aaatttgaaattgattgatgaatgaataaaaccGAGTTCACAACTATTTAAATAttggtaccaagcaatgagaaagaaatcagaatcaaactataactaaaactcctggaatttgcgacttactatttataaacggtcacgatgtctactagtgcgcaaggttttcggccaaaactagtaactgtcctatttggcttcaccaacctattctcctaatttttctaagctcttttcatgttggacgcaactcctaaagctcaacagatgaagagttataatcaaaataaaacttataatttatagtaaaaacgaaattaaaatagggaaatggttgtcgatctggtggtatttcgcaaatccggcttgggcaacctggcgtagcggggttagttggctaaagtaacttgttctaccctaaaattatatattttaggtCTGATAACTcgttccggattgcgagatacacctgatttaaggttcgacagtccagatcacttttttcgtcgatcgggccttttctgatccatcttggccatgtaactgtccgtgacCTTCTTTACAtcaggtgtactaacaagctaacaaaaaaaaaggttcAATTAGACCACATCACAATAAGCACAGTTGTTAATGAAGCCCAATGTTGAAATCTACCTGCGGTTCaatgtaacgtttatttgccatccgttcataataatatatagacttaaaattaggggtgtacacgaactgagttagctccgTTAGCTCGCTTgaatcgactcgaaaaagctcgattcgactcggttcaaagctgagtttgagtcgagtcgagctgattttttgagctcgaaattcGAGCTAGCTCCCACTTGActtaactcggatcgaatccagcttgaatcgaactcagatcaaaccagttcggtgattcagttactttgatattgatgttgctcgccaagtgttcgatgaaatgactcaacgaagtgtggctggtggcaaggaaggtatgtacgtGAAATAAATActcttttttcttggtttttatgttgctaaGAATGTGTTCGATACGATACTTTGAAAATCATTGCTGTTATTTCCCATACAGTggaattttgaaggtgcagtccaggtgtttgtggaaatgttacACATacaaactcagctcgatcttggctcgagctGGACTTGAACTAGTCCGAGCTGAGCTgtccagtcaagctcgaggaccgagcctaGCCGAGTTTGGgttggggttagctactggccgagtcgagtcgagctgatgtTAACTCGACTAGTTCAACTCGATATACACCCctaacttttttttaaattttaaattttttttttttaaaggaaaacacaaatctcatcctttccaaaacttatgtaacctCCAGAAATTTTAGGACAATACGAGTTTAATCCCATGTATAATGTACTTGGGCtttgtatctatttcatttttaagcTTGTAAATGttttggatgggatataaacataaAGGCCTATTTGGCCAGGTGCATTaggtggtattagatgggatggtattcataatctcatctaatacaacTGGTTGACATGTTTGGAATGGAGGATGAAAATCATTTTGATATTAGTGCCCAAACACCGTGGTTAGGGGTGGGATTTTGCCATCCCTTGTTGATTCTCCGAATCCCACCTCTACGAGTTGTAAGGGAAGGGGCCTCTACTCGTGGgtcccaacttgatgtgtatgtttcatctaagctttccatcaaatttttcattctGTTTTATCTTTGAAACCCAAAAGTGAAGTCTATCctcatcctaggtgggccacatagatcGAAAAACTCCTACCTCACACTCGCATGCATAGAATTTTATAGTGGGTTTCTACTTATGGGACCCATAATGAGGTAGCtgttaaatccacaccacccacctctttaattagattattttgaccactggaaccaaaaatcaagttgatccaaccatcagtggaccacactataggtgaTGGTGGGTTGGTAAGACCCACTCACGTCACTGCTCGCGGAGGTGGTTTGGGGTGTCCCACTCgtgaccccgccatgatgtatatgatatatccacactgtacaccggtttctctatatcattttaggtcataggccaaaaaatgaggcagattcgagTTTCAAGTGGCCGCACAGAGGAAAATGaactcctactgttgaaacctttcaaggcTTTCTGTGAGGTCCCTGATCATACAAACCAGTCAAAGTTAGGATCCATAAGACCCGCTCGAGCTAACCTACTTGGTGAATGGGTCGAATTGTCCAAATGGAGCCCACCTCAATGGTGacacaaaaaaatatatagaaataaTTTATACATTTGTAATCTCATGATTTATCTTTCCCAAACTGGGTTTGGCTCCAATCCTGGTGGATAGAAGTTACTCCCATGTCTTCtaaacatgccattaaaaagtATAGGATACAACCGTCCAAGGAccataccttacacatgcatttaatgCTACAACCAGTCCAAAGACAATACCTTACTTATGCAATTAATGCTACTTTTTAAATCCGCTTAATCCCACGTAATATaggtggccaaacgggccctaaatgtcGATCCcataaagatttcaatggtagaaaaatgTTTCCCCAATTTCCCCTCTCGCATGGgccatttgagattttgatccgcctcattttttaaaaaatgtcctAAGATGATTTCATATAACggacggatggacggggtagatttctcccATACATAACCATCCCAATGCagcaaattcgtatgaaatgCTATCCCACGAAACTCCCTCCATGTCCTGTTGTACTGTCTCCCTGTAACAACTGTTGCAAGCCATTTCCGTTCGAAAGCGAACAGAAGGCTACCGTGAAAGTAAACCACCATTTTTCAGgcgagtcgggatcctctgctatcaggtcaacagagaattcctgttaccttTTTAGGCATGGTGTCTCGATTactatacacgtggcatacgttGACGGCTATCCAACTGTGAACTCGTTGCAGATGGAGTATAGACAGAATCTCACACGGGTTGAGCAACCTCAATCATTTCATTTCATCTGTTAAATTTGGACTATTCATCCATCTCATTCTAAGCCGGTCGGTAGCCATATGTGAGATGTCCTAGTCTCTGCTCGAGCCACAGCGGGCCCTGGCAACTGGACTGTCTAGATTCACGTACGTTTTCCACACGTGTGCGAGAGATGTGACACTACCGATTAAAgcggtggtgaactatcaccgtCATTGTGCGCCTCTGTCTGCATTTAagtctcccttcctctctccctccctccataGCAAAACTTAAAAATCGCCAGCTGCAGCTTACCGGGTTTCTTGATTCGCATCCCGCCATGAAAACCCAATCAAAGCTCAAAAACCCGCCTCGTCCTCTCTTCTCATGCGGCATTTTCGGCCATTGTACTCAATCCGTCCTCAGCCCTACCACTCCTCAAACCCCCGCCCTCCCACCCCCTCCACCACTACCGGCATCTGACCCACCACCGCCTGCATCTGACCCACAAccaccctcttcttcttcctcctcctcatcaaCCTCCCAAAGCTTCACTCAGTGGCGTTTCCCCTTACCCAAACCCCCTTTCGTCCACAACCCACCTCCGGAAGCCGCACCCGCATCCGACCCACCGCCGGAATCCACCTCCGAACCTGACCCACCACCGCTGGTTTCCAACTCCAGCCTGGTGGAGCTCTTCCACGTGGCGGAACTCCAGCTCAGTTCGAGCTCCGACGCCGCACGGCTATCCGCGCTCCACATGCTCGAGAAAATGCTcgtgccgaatccgatgccggaAGGCGGTGGCGGGTGCGCCGCCTGCCCGGCGGCGGTGATGGCGGGGATGGTGGGGTACCTGAAGGAGCCGGCGGCGGCGAGGGCGGCAACGAAGGTGCTGCTGGCATTGTGCCTGGCGGAGGTGAACCGGAGGGTGGCGGTGGAGGCAGGGGCTGTAGCGGAGGTGGTGGAAGCCGTGGCGGGGCTCGAGGGTGCGGCGGCGGAGAGAGCGCTGGCAGTGCTGGAGCTGCTCTGCACGGTGCCGGAGGGGGCCGCGGGACTGCGGGCCCACGCGCTGGCAGTACCGATGCTGGTTGAGATGATGGGGAAGATGGTGGGCCGT
This region of Magnolia sinica isolate HGM2019 chromosome 1, MsV1, whole genome shotgun sequence genomic DNA includes:
- the LOC131257533 gene encoding U-box domain-containing protein 25, with protein sequence MKTQSKLKNPPRPLFSCGIFGHCTQSVLSPTTPQTPALPPPPPLPASDPPPPASDPQPPSSSSSSSSTSQSFTQWRFPLPKPPFVHNPPPEAAPASDPPPESTSEPDPPPLVSNSSLVELFHVAELQLSSSSDAARLSALHMLEKMLVPNPMPEGGGGCAACPAAVMAGMVGYLKEPAAARAATKVLLALCLAEVNRRVAVEAGAVAEVVEAVAGLEGAAAERALAVLELLCTVPEGAAGLRAHALAVPMLVEMMGKMVGRGKECAISILAVIFGSGEGSLGPPTPTVAQAVLLALQGECSARGRRKGTQLLKSLQENGRLDLTEEGS